A genome region from Nocardiopsis exhalans includes the following:
- a CDS encoding DNA gyrase/topoisomerase IV subunit A, whose product MARTTSRPPEDLAEKIIDIDVSEEMRGSFLEYAYSVIYQRALPDARDGMKPVQRRILYQMNEMGLRPDRGHVKCARVVGEVMGRLHPHGDSAIYDALVRLSQSFAMRVPLVDGHGNFGSLGGDDAPAAMRYTEARLDSAAELLVSSIEEDVVDFKPNYDGQETEPEVLPAAFPNLLVNGASGIAVGMATNMAPHNLGEVIAAARHLIANPEATLEELTEFVPGPDLPTGGSIVGLDGIRDAYRKGRGTFKTRATVAIEKVSARRTGLVITELPYSVGPEKVISRIKELVQSKKLQGISDLKDLTDRNQGLRLVIELKNGFNPEAVLEELYRLTPMEETFGINNVALVDGQPQTLGLRELLEVYVNHRLEVVRRRSEHRRKKRQERLHLVAGLLVALLDIDRVIALIREADDTAMARESLMGAYELSEIQARYILDTPLRRLTRFDRLELETERDKLNQEIEELTSILESDKKLRRVVSKELNDVSKKFATPRRTQLREADGAARAAVIPLEMADQPCHVLLGVDGRIARTKGATPPRVYAGLRAPHDAIEVSIPTTSRSDIGFVTDLGRMIRVPVVELPELPEDGEGEPERPPLASGLDVGEFVQLDEGERVVSVVSMNATGPGFAVGTVGGVVKRVAPDFPPNKDDFEIITLKDEDRVIGVTQLSTGEEDLVFVTSEAQLLRFSAATTRPQGRQAGGVAGVRLSDEARVLWFGAVSSPEDSIVVTVSGSSSALEGTQSGSAKVTPFAAYPSKGRATGGVRCHRYLKGEDTLLFAWVGRAPARASRADGKQVRLPDLTERRDGSGEALTSPIATVGSGQTDSGITAPGPGA is encoded by the coding sequence ATGGCCCGTACTACTTCCCGTCCCCCCGAGGATCTCGCCGAGAAGATCATCGACATCGACGTCTCCGAGGAGATGCGCGGCAGCTTCCTGGAGTACGCGTACTCGGTGATCTACCAACGCGCGCTGCCCGACGCGCGTGACGGTATGAAACCGGTCCAACGGCGCATCCTCTACCAGATGAACGAGATGGGCCTGCGGCCCGACCGCGGGCACGTCAAGTGCGCCCGTGTCGTCGGGGAGGTGATGGGTCGGCTCCACCCCCACGGCGACTCCGCCATCTACGACGCCCTGGTGCGGCTGAGCCAGTCCTTCGCCATGCGCGTGCCCCTGGTCGACGGCCACGGCAACTTCGGTTCGCTGGGCGGCGACGACGCGCCCGCGGCCATGCGCTACACCGAGGCCCGTCTGGACAGCGCCGCCGAGCTGCTCGTGTCCTCCATCGAAGAGGACGTCGTCGATTTCAAGCCCAACTACGACGGCCAGGAGACCGAACCCGAGGTCCTTCCCGCGGCCTTCCCCAACCTCCTGGTCAACGGCGCCTCCGGCATCGCCGTGGGCATGGCCACCAACATGGCCCCGCACAACCTGGGCGAGGTCATCGCGGCCGCCCGCCACCTGATCGCCAACCCCGAGGCCACCCTGGAGGAGCTCACCGAGTTCGTCCCCGGCCCCGACCTGCCCACCGGCGGCAGCATCGTCGGCCTCGACGGCATCCGCGACGCCTACCGCAAGGGCCGCGGCACCTTCAAGACCCGCGCCACCGTCGCCATCGAGAAGGTCTCCGCGCGCCGCACCGGCCTGGTCATCACCGAGCTGCCCTACAGCGTCGGCCCCGAGAAGGTCATCAGCCGCATCAAGGAGCTGGTGCAGTCCAAGAAGCTCCAGGGCATCTCGGACCTGAAGGACCTGACCGACCGCAACCAGGGCCTGCGCCTGGTCATCGAGCTCAAGAACGGCTTCAACCCCGAGGCGGTCCTGGAGGAGCTCTACCGGCTCACGCCGATGGAGGAGACCTTCGGCATCAACAACGTGGCCCTGGTCGACGGCCAACCGCAGACCCTGGGCCTGCGCGAACTGCTCGAGGTCTACGTCAACCACCGCCTCGAGGTGGTCCGCCGCCGCAGCGAGCACCGCCGCAAGAAGCGCCAGGAGCGCCTGCACCTGGTCGCCGGGCTGCTCGTCGCTCTGCTCGACATCGACCGCGTCATCGCGCTCATCCGCGAGGCCGACGACACCGCCATGGCCCGTGAGTCCCTCATGGGCGCCTACGAGCTGTCCGAGATCCAGGCGCGCTACATCCTCGACACCCCGCTGCGCCGGCTGACCCGCTTCGACCGGCTGGAGCTGGAGACCGAGCGGGACAAGCTCAACCAGGAGATCGAGGAGCTCACCTCCATCCTGGAGTCGGACAAGAAGCTGCGCCGGGTGGTCTCCAAGGAGCTCAACGACGTCTCCAAGAAGTTCGCCACCCCGCGCCGCACCCAGCTGCGCGAGGCCGACGGCGCGGCCCGCGCCGCGGTGATCCCGCTGGAGATGGCCGACCAGCCCTGCCACGTGCTGCTGGGCGTGGACGGCCGCATCGCCCGGACCAAGGGCGCGACCCCGCCGCGCGTGTACGCGGGCCTGCGCGCCCCGCACGACGCGATCGAGGTTTCGATCCCGACCACCTCCCGCTCGGACATCGGGTTCGTCACCGACCTGGGCCGGATGATCCGCGTCCCGGTGGTGGAGCTGCCCGAACTCCCCGAGGACGGCGAGGGCGAGCCGGAACGCCCGCCCCTGGCCTCGGGGTTGGACGTGGGTGAGTTCGTCCAGCTCGACGAGGGTGAGCGCGTGGTGTCGGTGGTGTCCATGAACGCCACGGGCCCCGGATTCGCCGTGGGCACCGTGGGCGGTGTGGTCAAGCGCGTCGCACCGGACTTCCCGCCCAACAAGGACGACTTCGAGATCATCACGCTCAAGGACGAGGACCGGGTGATCGGCGTCACCCAGCTGTCCACCGGCGAGGAGGACCTGGTATTCGTCACCTCCGAGGCGCAGCTGCTGCGCTTCTCGGCCGCCACCACCCGCCCGCAGGGCCGCCAGGCGGGCGGTGTAGCCGGGGTGCGCCTGTCCGACGAGGCCCGCGTGCTGTGGTTCGGCGCGGTCTCCAGCCCCGAGGACTCGATCGTGGTGACCGTCTCGGGCAGCAGCAGCGCCCTGGAGGGCACGCAGTCCGGATCGGCCAAGGTCACCCCGTTCGCCGCCTACCCGTCAAAGGGCCGGGCCACCGGCGGTGTACGCTGCCACCGCTACCTGAAGGGCGAGGACACCCTGCTGTTCGCGTGGGTGGGACGCGCCCCGGCCCGCGCTTCGCGGGCCGACGGCAAGCAGGTCCGGCTGCCGGACCTGACCGAGCGCAGGGACGGCTCGGGGGAGGCTCTGACGAGTCCCATCGCCACGGTCGGTAGCGGCCAGACCGACTCCGGGATCACCGCTCCCGGGCCGGGCGCCTGA
- a CDS encoding beta-class carbonic anhydrase: protein MSASTDATPPPGPFDDVFGANAAYIEEFSLGGLKPLAARGLALVTCMDSRIEPLDMLGLKPGDAKILRNAGARVTDDTLRTLVLAVYLLGVERVLVLPHTRCKMASVENDDVVHDLIMSEYGVDTRSLEFHTDNDQLGALKHDLERIRHHPLLPKGLPVAGAIYDVDSGKVTPAGL from the coding sequence GTGAGCGCTAGCACCGACGCCACCCCTCCCCCAGGGCCTTTCGACGACGTCTTCGGCGCCAACGCCGCGTACATCGAGGAGTTCTCACTCGGCGGTCTCAAGCCGCTGGCGGCACGCGGCCTCGCCCTGGTGACCTGTATGGACTCCAGGATCGAACCGCTGGACATGCTCGGCCTGAAGCCGGGTGACGCGAAGATCCTGCGGAACGCGGGCGCCCGGGTCACCGACGACACCCTGCGCACCCTGGTCCTGGCCGTGTACCTGCTGGGGGTCGAACGCGTGCTGGTCCTGCCGCACACCCGCTGCAAGATGGCTTCGGTGGAGAACGACGACGTCGTGCACGACCTCATCATGAGCGAGTACGGGGTGGACACCCGCAGCCTGGAGTTCCACACCGACAACGACCAGTTGGGCGCGCTCAAGCACGACCTGGAGCGCATCAGGCACCACCCTCTGCTGCCCAAGGGCCTGCCGGTGGCCGGTGCGATCTACGACGTGGACAGCGGGAAGGTCACCCCGGCCGGCCTCTGA
- a CDS encoding tetratricopeptide repeat protein: protein MEESTYDTFNQARMFLELGDPIYAARTLEPVVENEPGSRSLLELLGRAYFQSAQLNKAESTFRKLIELDPVDNWAHIALARTLERQSRHEEAATYRRMYSVMTGGSLD from the coding sequence GTGGAAGAGAGCACCTACGACACCTTCAACCAGGCCCGTATGTTCCTGGAGCTGGGCGACCCCATCTACGCCGCCCGCACACTGGAACCCGTCGTGGAGAACGAACCGGGCAGCCGTTCCCTGTTGGAACTGCTGGGGCGCGCCTATTTCCAGTCCGCTCAGCTCAACAAGGCAGAGTCGACCTTCCGCAAACTCATCGAGCTCGACCCGGTGGACAACTGGGCGCATATCGCTCTGGCCCGCACACTGGAGCGGCAGAGCCGCCACGAGGAGGCGGCCACCTACCGCCGCATGTACTCGGTGATGACCGGCGGTTCCCTGGACTGA
- a CDS encoding PLP-dependent cysteine synthase family protein has translation MAPTADSPDPGVPWVDRCSDSVRSWADEAVRKVIADDTRSADTHLHVFPLPPEWGIDLYLKDESVHPTGSLKHRLARSLFLYGLANGWITEGTTIVEASSGSTAVSEAYFAQLIGLDFITVVPRKTSPEKIALIERYGGRCHFVDNPPDMYTEAERLAAETGGHYMDQFTYAERATDWRGNNNIAESIFEQLAMERHPCPDWVVVGAGTGGTSATIGRYLRYRRLHTRLAVVDPENSAFFPGWVTGAADYATGMPSRIEGIGRPRMEPSFVPSVIDLMMPVPDAASIAAMRHLNDLTGRCAGGSTGTNLWGVWHLVARMLREGRRGSVVTLICDGGERYQHSYYNDDWVSERGLDPTPYRAAIDRFFADGVWEPPKAP, from the coding sequence ATGGCTCCCACCGCAGACAGTCCAGACCCGGGGGTCCCCTGGGTCGACCGATGTTCCGACAGCGTCCGGTCCTGGGCCGACGAGGCCGTCCGGAAGGTGATCGCGGACGACACCCGTTCGGCCGACACCCACCTGCACGTGTTCCCGCTGCCCCCGGAATGGGGCATCGACCTGTACCTCAAGGACGAGTCGGTGCACCCCACCGGCAGTCTGAAGCACCGGCTGGCGCGGTCACTGTTCCTGTACGGGCTGGCCAACGGGTGGATCACCGAGGGGACCACGATCGTGGAGGCCAGTTCGGGTTCCACGGCGGTCTCGGAGGCCTATTTCGCCCAGTTGATCGGGCTGGACTTCATCACGGTGGTGCCGCGCAAGACCAGCCCGGAGAAGATCGCGCTGATCGAGCGCTACGGCGGCCGCTGCCACTTCGTGGACAACCCCCCGGACATGTACACCGAGGCCGAGCGCCTGGCCGCCGAGACCGGCGGTCACTACATGGACCAGTTCACCTACGCCGAGCGGGCCACGGACTGGCGGGGCAACAACAACATCGCCGAGTCGATCTTCGAGCAGCTCGCCATGGAGCGCCACCCCTGCCCGGACTGGGTCGTGGTGGGCGCGGGCACGGGCGGCACCTCGGCGACCATCGGGCGCTACCTGCGTTACCGGCGCCTGCACACACGCCTGGCCGTGGTGGACCCGGAGAACTCGGCGTTCTTCCCCGGCTGGGTGACCGGTGCCGCCGACTACGCCACCGGTATGCCCTCCAGGATCGAGGGCATCGGCCGCCCCCGCATGGAGCCGAGTTTCGTGCCCTCGGTGATCGACCTGATGATGCCGGTGCCGGACGCCGCGAGCATCGCCGCGATGCGTCACCTGAACGACCTCACCGGCCGGTGCGCGGGCGGTTCGACCGGCACCAACCTGTGGGGCGTGTGGCACCTGGTCGCCAGGATGCTCCGTGAGGGCCGCAGGGGCAGCGTGGTCACCCTGATCTGCGACGGCGGCGAAAGGTACCAGCACAGCTACTACAACGACGACTGGGTGTCGGAGCGGGGCCTTGACCCCACCCCCTACCGGGCCGCCATCGACCGTTTCTTCGCCGACGGGGTCTGGGAGCCGCCGAAGGCCCCCTGA
- a CDS encoding DNA gyrase/topoisomerase IV subunit B: MTALTAAVHDPGDYSARHLSVLEGLEAVRKRPGMYIGSTDSRGLTHCMWEIIDNSVDEALGGFCGRIDVTLHSDGSVSVRDDGRGIPVDTEPKSGLPGVELVMTKLHAGGKFGSTSYTAAGGLHGVGASVVNALSARVDVEIDRQGHTHAISFRRGIAGRFAGDGPDAEFTPVSGLEQTRKVAKKITGTRIRFWPDMQIFLKDAEITRQNLLDRARQTAFLVPGLTIAVRDERAEGEPAYTEDFRFDGGVSEFCTFLAPDDPVSDVLRIQGSGNFTETVPVLDESGHMVPADVERRLDVDVALRWGTGYDTTVRSFVNVIATPKGGTHINGFERALVRVINDQLRATKLLKNSDDPVTKDDTQEGLTAVVTVRLPEPQFEGQTKEILGTSAASRIVSQVVGKELREFLTSTKKAEKAKARTVMEKVVGAAKARLAARQQRETQRRKNALESSALPAKLVDCRSEGLEHSELFIVEGDSALGTAKLARDSEFQALLPIRGKILNVQKSSVADMLKNAECAAILQVIGAGSGRTFDLDAARYGRLILMADADVDGAHIRCLLLTLIYRYMRPMLEAGRVYAAVPPLHRIELTNVRRKRGAKPEDRYIYTYSDAELERTLLDLEKRKISWKEPVQRYKGLGEMDADQLAETTMDPRHRTLRRIRVEQAEEAAAVFNLLMGNEVAPRRKFIQEGAQELDLERIDA; the protein is encoded by the coding sequence GTGACCGCCTTGACCGCAGCCGTCCACGATCCCGGGGACTACTCCGCCCGGCACCTGTCGGTCCTCGAAGGCCTCGAGGCGGTGCGCAAACGGCCGGGCATGTACATCGGGTCCACCGACAGTCGTGGCCTCACACACTGCATGTGGGAGATCATCGACAACTCCGTCGACGAGGCCCTGGGCGGCTTCTGCGGACGCATCGACGTGACCCTGCACAGCGACGGCTCCGTCTCCGTCAGGGACGACGGCCGCGGTATCCCCGTGGACACCGAGCCCAAGTCCGGCCTGCCCGGTGTCGAGCTGGTCATGACCAAGCTCCACGCGGGCGGCAAGTTCGGCTCCACCTCCTACACCGCCGCCGGCGGCCTGCACGGCGTCGGCGCCTCCGTCGTCAACGCCCTGTCCGCCCGGGTGGACGTGGAGATCGACCGACAGGGCCACACCCACGCCATCAGCTTCCGCCGCGGCATCGCCGGGCGCTTCGCCGGCGACGGCCCCGACGCCGAGTTCACACCGGTCTCCGGCCTGGAACAGACCCGCAAGGTCGCCAAGAAGATCACCGGCACCCGCATCCGGTTCTGGCCGGACATGCAGATCTTCCTCAAGGACGCCGAGATCACCCGGCAGAACCTCCTCGACCGGGCCCGCCAGACCGCCTTCCTCGTGCCCGGGCTGACCATCGCGGTGCGCGACGAGCGCGCCGAGGGCGAGCCCGCCTACACCGAGGACTTCCGCTTCGACGGCGGGGTCAGCGAGTTCTGCACCTTCCTCGCCCCGGACGACCCGGTCAGCGACGTCCTGCGCATCCAGGGCTCGGGCAACTTCACCGAGACCGTCCCGGTACTGGACGAGTCCGGCCACATGGTGCCCGCCGACGTCGAGCGCCGCCTGGACGTGGACGTGGCCCTGCGCTGGGGCACCGGCTACGACACCACCGTGCGCTCCTTCGTCAACGTGATCGCCACCCCCAAGGGCGGCACCCACATCAACGGCTTCGAGCGGGCCCTGGTCCGGGTGATCAACGACCAGCTGCGCGCCACCAAGCTGCTCAAGAACAGCGACGACCCGGTCACCAAGGACGACACCCAGGAAGGGCTGACCGCGGTCGTCACCGTGCGCCTGCCCGAGCCGCAGTTCGAGGGTCAGACCAAGGAGATCCTCGGTACCTCCGCGGCCTCCCGGATCGTCTCCCAGGTGGTCGGCAAGGAGCTCCGCGAGTTCCTCACCTCCACCAAGAAGGCGGAGAAGGCCAAGGCCCGCACCGTCATGGAGAAGGTCGTGGGCGCCGCCAAGGCGCGTCTGGCCGCCCGGCAGCAGCGGGAGACCCAGCGGCGCAAGAACGCCCTGGAGAGCTCGGCCCTGCCCGCCAAGCTGGTGGACTGCCGCAGCGAGGGGCTGGAGCACAGCGAGCTGTTCATCGTCGAGGGTGACTCCGCCCTGGGCACCGCCAAGCTCGCCCGCGACTCGGAGTTCCAGGCGCTGCTGCCCATCCGCGGCAAGATCCTCAACGTGCAGAAGTCCTCGGTCGCGGACATGCTCAAGAACGCCGAGTGCGCCGCGATCCTTCAGGTCATCGGGGCCGGTTCGGGTCGGACCTTCGACCTCGACGCGGCCCGCTACGGTCGCCTGATCCTCATGGCCGACGCCGACGTCGACGGCGCGCACATCCGCTGTCTGCTGCTCACTCTCATCTACCGGTACATGCGGCCGATGCTGGAGGCCGGGCGGGTGTACGCGGCGGTGCCGCCGCTGCACCGCATCGAGCTGACCAACGTTCGGCGCAAGCGCGGGGCCAAGCCCGAGGACCGCTACATCTACACCTACTCGGACGCCGAGCTCGAGCGCACCCTGCTGGACCTGGAGAAGCGCAAGATCTCCTGGAAGGAGCCGGTGCAGCGGTACAAGGGTCTGGGTGAGATGGACGCCGATCAGCTCGCCGAGACCACCATGGACCCGCGCCACCGCACCCTGCGCCGGATCCGGGTGGAGCAGGCCGAGGAGGCCGCGGCCGTGTTCAACCTGCTGATGGGCAACGAGGTGGCCCCGCGCCGCAAGTTCATCCAGGAGGGCGCTCAGGAGCTCGATCTGGAGCGCATCGACGCCTAG
- a CDS encoding DUF7455 domain-containing protein — MTGTLAPTQPLTAADRCDRCGAQAYVRVLLNSGGELLFCAHHMRKHDDSLRKIASDIQDETDKLIESKKDAEER; from the coding sequence GTGACTGGAACCCTTGCCCCCACTCAGCCGCTGACGGCTGCTGACCGCTGCGACCGCTGTGGCGCACAGGCGTACGTCCGGGTGCTGCTTAACTCTGGCGGCGAACTCCTGTTCTGTGCACACCACATGCGCAAGCACGACGACTCACTCCGCAAGATCGCCTCGGACATCCAGGACGAGACGGACAAGCTCATCGAGAGCAAGAAGGACGCGGAAGAGCGTTAG
- a CDS encoding GNAT family N-acetyltransferase produces the protein MHAWAARVTRDWPPFHSESRGGWRFGLAEGFTKRANCALLEDPGADVAEVTAFYRGHGLRPCVQVWPGEEAVDARLAEQGYAVVEPTLVLAQELTERPQGPGTTLVSDSPTERWTELFAETGVSPEWADGVVRILSGVTAAYGVHESGDGRGCAVLDGESVAICGMVTARAARGRGVAGAILADLLAWAHDKGARRAYLCVVADNEPALRLYRGAGFEEVSRYHNRVLAN, from the coding sequence ATGCACGCATGGGCGGCACGGGTGACCAGGGACTGGCCCCCGTTCCACAGTGAGTCGCGGGGCGGCTGGCGGTTCGGGCTCGCGGAGGGGTTCACCAAGCGGGCCAACTGCGCCCTGCTGGAGGACCCCGGTGCCGACGTCGCGGAGGTCACCGCGTTCTATCGCGGACACGGGCTGCGTCCCTGCGTGCAGGTGTGGCCGGGGGAGGAGGCCGTGGACGCCCGCCTGGCCGAACAGGGCTACGCGGTGGTGGAGCCCACCCTGGTGCTGGCCCAGGAGCTCACCGAGCGCCCCCAGGGGCCGGGAACGACCCTGGTCTCGGACAGCCCGACGGAGCGCTGGACCGAGCTCTTCGCCGAGACGGGCGTCTCCCCGGAGTGGGCCGACGGCGTCGTGCGCATCCTGAGCGGGGTCACTGCCGCCTACGGGGTCCACGAGAGCGGGGACGGCCGCGGCTGCGCGGTGCTGGACGGGGAGTCGGTGGCGATCTGCGGGATGGTCACCGCCCGCGCCGCACGGGGCCGAGGGGTGGCCGGGGCGATCCTGGCCGACCTGCTGGCCTGGGCGCACGACAAGGGTGCCCGCCGCGCCTACCTGTGCGTGGTCGCCGATAACGAACCCGCCCTGCGGCTGTACCGGGGAGCGGGGTTCGAGGAGGTCTCGCGCTACCACAACCGGGTGCTGGCGAACTGA
- the yaaA gene encoding peroxide stress protein YaaA, with the protein MFILLPPSEGKATSGEGPRLDPGALVLPELAPARERVVAALTELCSGPEDTAREVLGLSAGQADAVKRNLDLTTAPTLRAADLYTGVLYDRLGLPGLLAEHGDRARERILVFSGLWGVVGAADQLPPYRLSMGVKLPPLGALGAYWRKAMTAPLGELTEGSLLVDCRSAAYAAAFKPTGAAAERTVAVRVLREREVAGLTKRSVVSHMAKAARGDIARALISENVQAETPEELVSALRDLGHTVELPPAARPGTARTMDVVIRD; encoded by the coding sequence ATGTTCATCCTGCTCCCGCCCTCCGAGGGCAAGGCCACCTCCGGCGAGGGCCCCCGCCTGGACCCGGGGGCGCTGGTCCTGCCGGAACTGGCCCCGGCCCGGGAGCGGGTGGTAGCCGCGCTGACCGAACTCTGCTCCGGCCCCGAGGACACCGCACGCGAGGTCCTCGGGCTGTCCGCGGGCCAGGCCGACGCCGTCAAGCGCAACCTCGACCTGACCACCGCGCCCACGCTGCGCGCCGCCGACCTCTACACGGGTGTGCTCTACGACCGTCTCGGCCTGCCCGGGCTGCTGGCCGAGCACGGCGACCGCGCCCGCGAGCGGATCCTGGTCTTCTCCGGCCTGTGGGGGGTCGTGGGCGCCGCCGACCAGCTTCCGCCCTACCGCCTGTCCATGGGCGTGAAACTGCCGCCGCTGGGCGCTCTGGGCGCGTACTGGCGCAAGGCGATGACCGCCCCGCTCGGAGAGCTGACGGAGGGGAGCCTGCTGGTGGACTGCCGTTCGGCGGCCTACGCGGCGGCGTTCAAGCCCACCGGGGCCGCGGCCGAGCGCACCGTGGCGGTGCGCGTGCTCCGCGAGCGCGAGGTGGCGGGGTTGACCAAGCGCTCCGTGGTCAGCCACATGGCCAAGGCCGCCCGCGGCGACATCGCCCGGGCCCTGATCAGTGAGAACGTCCAGGCAGAGACTCCCGAGGAGCTGGTCTCGGCGCTGCGCGACCTCGGGCACACCGTGGAGCTGCCGCCCGCGGCCAGGCCGGGGACCGCGCGCACGATGGACGTCGTCATCCGCGACTGA
- a CDS encoding RNA polymerase sigma factor — protein sequence MSSASSTRSKQSESLQEPVIQQLIERGRSQGFLEPEDVRRAFEEAEIPMSQAQSVLRSLAKEGVTVLVPESASSRRKTTRRKTAAPRSSTTTTRSTTTTSRAAKPVRAAAAQEQPETVTAVVDSAEGTTAKKTPAKKAATAKKAAAPKKTAVKKTTAKAPAKKAAATKKSAKKDLELASGSGEFADEGLDDDLEHTGAELELVEDSTDSEKETKPAKPETVGAPVKPSKDDDSFVLYDDDDDAPTPQVVAAGATADPVKDYLKQIGKVPLLNAEQEVELAKRIEAGLFAEEKLAEEDDVLTFELRDELEWISEDGGRAKKHLLEANLRLVVSLAKRYTGRGMLFLDLIQEGNLGLIRAVEKFDYTKGFKFSTYATWWIRQAITRAMADQARTIRIPVHMVEVINKLARVQRQMLQDLGREPTPEELAKELDMTPEKVVEVQKYGREPISLHTPLGEDGDSEFGDLIEDSEAIQPGEAVSFTLLQEQLHSVLDTLSEREAGVVSMRFGLTDGQPKTLDEIGKVYGVTRERIRQIESKTMSKLRHPSRSQVLRDYLD from the coding sequence GTGTCATCTGCCAGTTCGACTCGCTCGAAGCAGTCCGAGTCACTGCAAGAGCCCGTCATTCAGCAGCTGATCGAGCGTGGGCGGTCCCAGGGCTTTCTTGAGCCCGAGGACGTGCGCCGTGCCTTCGAAGAGGCCGAAATTCCGATGTCGCAGGCGCAGTCCGTGCTCCGAAGCCTCGCCAAGGAGGGCGTGACGGTCCTCGTTCCGGAGTCGGCCTCCTCGCGGCGCAAGACCACGCGGCGCAAGACGGCTGCCCCTCGGTCCAGCACGACCACCACCCGCTCGACCACGACCACGAGCCGGGCCGCCAAGCCCGTCCGTGCGGCGGCCGCCCAGGAACAGCCGGAGACGGTCACCGCCGTCGTCGACTCCGCCGAGGGCACCACCGCGAAGAAGACCCCGGCCAAGAAGGCGGCGACCGCGAAGAAGGCGGCCGCCCCCAAGAAGACCGCGGTCAAGAAGACCACCGCCAAGGCTCCGGCCAAGAAGGCGGCGGCGACCAAGAAGTCGGCGAAGAAGGACCTGGAGCTCGCTTCGGGCTCCGGTGAGTTCGCCGATGAGGGCCTGGACGACGACCTCGAGCACACCGGCGCCGAGCTGGAGCTGGTCGAGGACTCGACGGACTCCGAGAAGGAGACCAAGCCCGCCAAGCCCGAGACGGTCGGCGCCCCGGTCAAGCCGAGCAAGGACGACGACTCCTTCGTCCTGTACGACGATGACGACGACGCGCCCACCCCGCAGGTGGTCGCGGCCGGCGCCACCGCGGACCCGGTCAAGGACTACCTGAAGCAGATCGGTAAGGTCCCGCTCCTCAACGCCGAGCAGGAGGTCGAGCTCGCCAAGCGCATCGAGGCCGGCCTGTTCGCCGAGGAGAAGCTGGCCGAGGAGGACGACGTCCTCACCTTCGAGCTCCGCGACGAGCTCGAGTGGATCTCCGAGGACGGCGGGCGCGCCAAGAAGCACCTGCTCGAGGCGAACCTGCGTCTGGTCGTGTCCCTGGCCAAGCGCTACACCGGTCGCGGCATGCTGTTCCTGGACCTGATCCAGGAGGGCAACCTCGGCCTGATCCGCGCGGTGGAGAAGTTCGACTACACCAAGGGCTTCAAGTTCTCCACGTACGCCACGTGGTGGATCCGCCAGGCCATCACCCGCGCCATGGCCGACCAGGCCCGCACCATCCGTATCCCGGTGCACATGGTCGAGGTCATCAACAAGCTGGCCCGCGTCCAGCGCCAGATGCTCCAGGACCTGGGCCGCGAGCCCACCCCGGAGGAGCTGGCCAAGGAACTCGACATGACCCCGGAGAAGGTCGTCGAGGTGCAGAAGTACGGCCGCGAGCCGATCTCCCTGCACACCCCGCTGGGCGAGGACGGCGACAGCGAGTTCGGTGACCTCATCGAGGACTCCGAGGCGATCCAGCCGGGCGAGGCGGTCAGCTTCACCCTGCTCCAGGAGCAGCTGCACTCGGTGCTGGACACCCTGTCCGAGCGCGAGGCCGGCGTCGTTTCCATGCGCTTCGGTCTCACCGACGGCCAGCCGAAGACTTTAGACGAAATCGGCAAGGTCTACGGTGTCACCCGCGAGCGCATCCGGCAGATCGAGAGCAAGACGATGTCGAAGCTCCGTCACCCGTCGCGCTCCCAGGTGCTCCGCGACTACCTGGACTAG